The following coding sequences are from one Eucalyptus grandis isolate ANBG69807.140 chromosome 11, ASM1654582v1, whole genome shotgun sequence window:
- the LOC104424424 gene encoding DNA-directed RNA polymerase III subunit rpc3 has translation MVPPSQYGIKYAGHIISSHFGDLVAKVCECLLRRGPLTHQNIVRFTEMSASQVKNCLLVLIQQNCVQAFSVEHPGGVGDTSRRSTEYLALFDNIIHRMRFPKFVAVVSQELDKECVELFQGLLQHGRLTLEKMIDRAKSGQEDSTAQDATREALSKLANARFVEHCPDPEPHLSPPSEEAPARKRTKSSKMVAEPETIEERVLAAATPMEAKRFLIIFDTTTEEDGQKTGDSFLGVGEKRKSDALESNKELGSDGEQVLWRVNVQEFMHRFRHKACVENVRERLDGGAAVALSAMLEISKSMEKKVKTDNSVPLSINTIYEEVMKGEAGRAMTLDHLRASLVMLGCEKGVDESYKIDLKNIIEQAQNEEVESIVLKRYGQEAYRIFRLLSKANCLLETGKISDTAFVDKKEISKILFRLWKDQFLHMEKIVVTGPRQTQFLLWKVDKTTLWPHVLDEMYHAVLNLNLRVAYELEKENELLNLPIEKRSGPLEKRYNRLRTVRLLLESSLMKLDDAIMLFHDF, from the exons ATGGTGCCGCCGTCGCAGTACGGCATCAAATACGCCGGCCACATCATCTCCTCTCACTTCGGCGACCTCGTCgct AAGGTGTGCGAGTGCCTCCTCCGGCGAGGGCCGCTGACGCACCAGAACATCGTCCGCTTCACGGAGATGTCGGCTTCTCAGGTCAAAAACTGCTTGCTAGTCTTGATCCAGCAGAATTGCGTCCAGGCCTTCTCTGTCGAACATCCAG GTGGCGTTGGAGATACGTCGAGACGTAGCACTGAGTACTTGGCATTGTTCGATAACATAATTCATCGGATGAGGTTCCCGAAGTTCGTCGCTGTTGTGTCCCAGGAACTCGACAAAGAA TGTGTGGAACTGTTTCAAGGTTTGCTCCAACATGGTAGGCTGACGTTGGAAAAGATGATTGACAGAGCTAAATCTGGCCAAG AAGATTCTACTGCTCAGGATGCTACACGAGAAGCCCTTTCTAAACTCGCAAATGCTCGATTTGTTGAGCACTGCCCAGACCCTGAGCCACATCTTTCTCCACCAAGTGAAGAAGCTCCTGCAAGAAAGCGAACCAAGTCTTCtaag ATGGTTGCTGAACCAGAGACTATAGAAGAACGTGTTCTTGCTGCAGCAACTCCAATGGAAGCAAAAAGATTCCTAATTATCTTTGATACCACTACTGAAGAAGATGGTCAGAAGACAGGGGATTCTTTCCTTGGTGTTGGTGAGAAG AGGAAGAGTGATGCTTTGGAATCAAATAAAGAACTTGGAAGTGATGGCGAGCAAGTTCTTTGGCGTGTCAATGTCCAGGAGTTCATGCATCGTTTTAGGCATAAG GCTTGTGTTGAGAATGTTCGGGAACGGCTGGATGGTGGAGCTGCTGTTGCTCTGAGTGCAATGCTTGAGATATCCAAAAGCATGGAGAAGAAAGTGAAAACAGATAATTCTG TTCCGTTGTCAATTAATACCATTTACGAAGAGGTTATGAAAGGAGAAGCCGGTCGTGCTATGACATTGGATCATCTTAGAGCATCTCTTGTTATGTTGGGTTGTGAAAAAGGGGTGGATGAGTCATATAAAATTG ATTTGAAGAACATTATTGAACAAGCTCAGAATGAAGAG GTAGAGTCCATAGTCTTGAAAAGATACGGCCAGGAAGCTTACAGAATATTTAGGTTGCTGTCGAAGGCCAATTGCCTACTTGAGACAGGCAAG ATTTCCGACACTGCATTTGTTGATAAGAAGGAGATATCAAAAATTCTTTTTAGGCTCTGGAAAGATCAATTCTTGCACATGGAG AAAATAGTTGTCACTGGACCTAGACAGACACAATTCTTGCTGTGGAAAGTAGACAAAACCACTCTTTGGCCACATGTACTGGATGAGATGTACCATGCTGTGTTGAATCTGAATCTGAGGGTGGCCTACGAACtggagaaagaaaatgag CTTCTGAATCTTCCCATTGAGAAGAGAAGTGGGCCGCTTGAGAAGAGGTACAACCGATTAAGAACAGTGAGGTTGCTGCTGGAATCATCTCTGATGAAGCTTGATGATGCTATCATGCTGTTCCATGACTTCTGA